GATGAACCCCGCCCGACGTGTCACGTCCTCTCTATTCCTCCCGCCGGGACAATTTTATATCTACGTCCTTGGTGTAGAGCTGAAACCTACGATCACGTGCGTGCAGAAGTGCAACAACTTGTTAGAGAAGCCTTGAAGGAACATACAGCCGACAAAATGCAGGAGCCAGAATAATAATAGAAAAATGGCAAAAAGTAAAATAAAAAACCCCTGTCTCTAAAAGCCAGGGATTGAATAACAATTTTTTGTCTAATTTATTTAAATCAATATGGTTCATATGAGGTTGAGTTGTGAATTTTGAGTTAACTCAAAATTCACAACTCAAAACTCTACTTACGCGCTGACTTGATCGAGGGATTCGGCTGGTTCTTCCAGCAGTTGGGTGTAGAGGTTACTTAATTGAGATGCTACGCCATCCCAGCTAAACATCTTCTCTACCCGCATTCTGGCATTGCGTCCCAATTCGCTCCGCCATTCGGGGTTAGCGAGAATGCGGTCAATTGCAGTTGCAAATGCTACATCATCCTTGGGAGGACACAGCAACCCGGTTTTTTCGGGCAACACTGTAAACTGAAGTCCGCCCACATCGCTGCCCACAACTGGGGTACCGCAAGCCATCGCTTCAATCGTCACCAAGCCAAAGGGTTCATAGTGGCTGGGAACTACAGAGACATCAGCTGCTGCGTAGTAAACTGGCAGATCGTTTTCGCCCAAACGTCCGGGGAAGACGGTGATATCTGTGAGTCCCAGTTCGTTAACAATGCTTTCGATGCGATCGCGTTCTATGCCGTCACTTTGTCCGGGACGACTTCCACCACCAATAATTAGCTTTAATTTACTATTCCCGCGCAACTTAGACTTAGCAACTGCGCGAACCAGGGTTTCTATGCCCTTCCGCTTGTCAAAACGTCCGACATATAACACTACTTTGGTGTCATCATCGATACCCAATTGCTGCCGCGCTTCTTCCTTTGTTATGGCGCCATAATGCCGAACATCAGTACCGCAGGGGATGATATCGATGTTGCCTTTCTTGGAAACCATCGACCGCATGTGTTCTTTTTCCTGCGGGCTGGTTGCTACAATTCTCTCTGCTGTTTCCAATACAGCTTTCTCGACATCTAATCGCATAGTAGCAATCATAGGGATGGTCGAAATCGCCCTATATTTGACGGCTCCCAAAGAGTGATAGGTATGAACTTGCTTGCTGCCTTGGATTTTCTTTAGCTGCATTCCTACCCAGCTAGAGATCCAGTAGTTAGTGTGAACTATGGGATAAACTACGCCGTTTTCTTCCTGAAATTTCAAGAATTCTTGTACAAAATCAGGGGCATATCCAAAAATATTATCTCGCGGTACAAACTGTTCTGGGCCTGCTGTTAAGCGAATTGTTCGGCAATTCGGGCTGTGTTGAACTATCCTGGGTTGTTCAGCATTGGCCTTGCGGGTAAACATATCTACTTGCCACCCTTGTTTAGCAAGTGCCTCACCCACATACCTTACATAAACGTTTTGTCCGCCGGCTTCTTCCTTACCGATTTCAATTGCTGGATCTCCGTGGACAGAGATTAGGGCAATGTGCTTTTTGTTTGTGGAAATCATATGTTTTTTTTATGTTGGGTTTTAACGAATTTGATGATGAGCGGAGGTTAAAACTTTCCTCTGCTGTCCTATCAGCCCAAGGCATTTTAAAGGTTTGTAACTAAAGAATAAACTTCTAATTTGATGATGAACATCAACTACGGACGGAATCTACGAAACTGTTTATTTAATACTTCTGGAGTAATACAGGTGCAAAGCAGTATTTTTACAACTCTCTTTGGAAATAGATAAAATAAGAAAATATTAGTCAAAGGGTATAAATCTTACAATTGGTGTGGCGATCGCGCTCTCAATGCTTGCTTACTCAGTTTGTTTTCTCGCCTAATATGTCGTTTGGGGGAGATCTTGACTAACTGTAGTAACGGCGTTCTCAAGTTCCGGAAAATCCCTTTAACAACAAGGTGTTGCGGGCTATTCTGATGGTGGATAAACTACAAATTTAATATCTATTTTATATTTATACTGTGTTTTACTCCTCCACAGGTTGTGAGGCGTGCTTATCCCTATGATGTATTAAAATAACTGTCCTAATCAAGCGCTTGCTCCAGGGCATCCCTCCATGCGACGAGCAGCCCTGTAAAAAAAAAGGTTTTTGGGGCTAGCTTTTATCAATACATATCTGCTACTATAAGAAACTGTCACCCTGGAGAGGTGGCTGAGTGGTCGAAAGCGGCAGATTGCTAATCTGTTGTACGGCAGGTAACTCCGTACCGAGGGTTCGAATCCCTCCCTCTCCGTTCTAATTTATAGCGATCGCACTGGCACCAAAACCGCGTAGGTTGAGCGGTGGTTTTGTGGTGGTAGCAATGAGCGATCGCACCGATAGTTTGTCTTAAGCTGCCACGCGATGCAGTTTAGGATGCTGTTGGGTAAGGCAAGTATCCCGAACCTCCTGCGGACATCTCTTCGCACGCGCACGCAATAGCCAAAAGTGAAATGAATGCAGGAAAAAATAGCCAAACCCCTTTTGCCAAAACGGTTTAGCTATTGTAGTTCTATTTACTTGAATTGTTAAAACGCCCAAAGAGTTTTGCTCGTGCAATCCGCGCTCGCATCTAGCGGAAGGCGTAGCTGGTATCTAGAATACGTTAAATAGATTTAATATTTGTTGAGTAAGATTAGCGGGCTGTTGAGGATTGTAAAAGCAAATGAATACACCTGATGCACGTAGAAAAGTCAAATCAAAACAAGCGATCGCCCTAGCAATTACCACATTAGCTACAGGCTTTCTAAGCGCTGGCTGTAACTCCCCCAGCAATACGACCGGGCAGAACAACCCTACACCCACCGCCACTAGCACAGCAACGACTACCCCCGCCCCCTCTACTCCTGCTGCGACAACGGCTTCAGCCCCAGCTGCGGGCGGCACGGGACTCAAAATCGGCTCCTTGCTGCCTGTCACTGGCGACCTGTCCTCCATTGGACAAGCCCTGCCCGAACCCATTCGTTTAGCAGTAGATACCGTAAACAAATGCGGCGGCGTCAACGGTCAACCTGTAGCTTATGTCCCAGAAGATGACCAAACTGCGCCAGAAGCAGGCACGATAGCAATGACCAAACTCACCGAATCAGACAAAGTTGCTGGTGTCATTGGTTCCTTTCCTAGCAGCGTCTCCAGTGCAGCCGCGCCGATTGCCGCACGCAGCAAGGTGATGATGATCTCTCCTGGCAGCACCAGCCCCGTATTTACTGAAAACGCCAAAAAAGGTCAATATCAAGGCTTTTGGGCGCGTACTGCTCCCCCAGATACCTATCAAGCTCAGGCTCTAGCCAAACTCGCCAGCGATAAAGGCTTTAAGCGCGTTTCTACCATCGTTATAAATAACGATTACGGTGTCGGCTTCGAGAAAGAATTTGTGCAAGCCTTCAAAAAACTCGGAGGAACAGTCGTCAACGAAACCAAGCCCACCCGCTACGACGCCAAAGCCGCTACCTTTGAAAGCGAAGCCGCTGCCGCATTTAATGGCAAGCCAGAAGCAATAGCAGCCATTCTCTACGCCGAAACCGGAAGTTTATTCCTTAAAGCTGCATATCAGCAAGGTCTGAGCCAGGGAGCGCAGATTATGCTGACAGACGGCGTATATTCATCGACTTTTCCAGAGCAAGTGGGCAAAGATGAATCTGGTAAATACATCCTCGCTGGAGCGGTTGGTACAGTTCCAGGAGCTAATGGCCCTGCATTAGGTGATTTCACAAAGTTTTGGAACGAGAAAACCAACGGTAAGCAGATAGGCCCCTATGTCCCTCAAACCTGGGATGCGGCGGTGTTGATGATGCTGTCAGCGCAAGCTGCTAAATCCAACACTGGTGAAGGAATCAAAAGCAAGCTTCGTGAAGTTGCCAATGCCCCCGGCACTGAAGTCACGGATGCTTGTAAAGCGCTGGAGCTATTAAAGAAGGGCGAGGATATTAACTATCAGGGAGCCAGCAGCAACGTAGACATCGATGAAAACGGCGATGTAGTCGGCAGCTACGATGTGTGGGCAGTCCAACCGGATGGCAAAGTAGCCGTTACAGGTAAAGTCAGTCCGAAGTAAAAAGCATTCCCAGGCTCCCGCCTGGGAACGAGGGCAACTAAAAAAGCCAAAGAAAGAATTTTTTCTTTCTTTGGCCTTTTTAGTTCAAGATACGGGGAAGTAAAGCCTTGCCCGGATTTGAAGTGCTTTTTACTTTTCCCTGCTTTAGAAACCTGAGAAGGTGTAACCCACACCTAGTAACAGACCCACCTCAGTTTCATCTTTAAACGATACGTTCAAACCAGCGGTTGCTGTGAATTGTGGTGAGAAGGGGAAATCAACTCCACCAGAAACCAGGAAACCAAACTTGCCTTTATCGGTGGAATAGGTGGCTCCACCGCCAATGTAAGGGGCGAAAGTAACAGGTTCAAAGGGATCTGTCTGCCGGAGTGAAAAGTCATAGGTCACTGGCAGCAGAATCACGGTATCGCTACCGAGGATAGCAGAGGGGCGCACTGACAAAGTATTTGTTAGTCCAATTTTGCTGAGGATAGCGAAGTTGCCTCGTCCCAAGGCAGTGTCTCCACCAAAACCAATGTTGGCACCAACGCCAACGTAGCTGCGACCAGAACGAGTGGGTCGGCCCGGAGCGATCTCAGTTTGAGCAACCTTGGAAGGCTCGGTAGCAAGACCGTCAGCAGATGTCATCGTTGTGCCGGGAACGGGTTGAGCTGGAGCCGTCTCGCTTGCTACGGGCGTTTCTGCTGTGGGTGTGGCTTGAGTTTCCTGCTGTTGGGTTGCCTGTGGATACTCCACAGCCTGGACGATCTGGCCTTGGTTGTCTTCTGTGCGTGCTGGGACAGTTGGTTGTGAAATGGGTGCTATGGTAGCAGCTCTGGCAACTGGCTTGGAAGATGTATCAGATTCGCTGGCAGCGGGGGCAGATTCTGAAGACTGAGAAGACAAGGCAGGCACCGCCTCTGTCATCTGCGCTTGTGCTGACAACGCGCTGCTAACAAAGGTTATGGCTGTCAGACTCAGTAGAAAACTAACGTGCTTCGATAGGGTATTCATATTCACTCCTCAACAATGGTGTCACAAAGTCACAAAAGCCAACTTTATAGGCTATTTTCGTTTAAATTCGCCCTCAGTAACTAATCCTCCTGCCGTTACTTTAAAAAATTTGCCGAATTTCCGCTACCCACCGAGGCAGAAACTTTACTAGAGAGAGTTGGAAATTGCTAGAGAAAGGGAGTTTTGTTAGCTGCGCCCAGTAGCACGTTTAATTAATATCTCCTACGCAAAACTCTATGGCTGATGCGCCGTTTGCCTCTGTAAGCTAGCTAAGATTATCCATTGCGATCGCTACTTGTTTGGAGACAAAGGGCAAAATTGATTTGTTTTGGCTATGTTCTTTGCCTTCGGTAAAGACTACTAACAGGTAAGGTTGG
The Microcoleus sp. FACHB-831 DNA segment above includes these coding regions:
- a CDS encoding glycosyltransferase family 1 protein; its protein translation is MISTNKKHIALISVHGDPAIEIGKEEAGGQNVYVRYVGEALAKQGWQVDMFTRKANAEQPRIVQHSPNCRTIRLTAGPEQFVPRDNIFGYAPDFVQEFLKFQEENGVVYPIVHTNYWISSWVGMQLKKIQGSKQVHTYHSLGAVKYRAISTIPMIATMRLDVEKAVLETAERIVATSPQEKEHMRSMVSKKGNIDIIPCGTDVRHYGAITKEEARQQLGIDDDTKVVLYVGRFDKRKGIETLVRAVAKSKLRGNSKLKLIIGGGSRPGQSDGIERDRIESIVNELGLTDITVFPGRLGENDLPVYYAAADVSVVPSHYEPFGLVTIEAMACGTPVVGSDVGGLQFTVLPEKTGLLCPPKDDVAFATAIDRILANPEWRSELGRNARMRVEKMFSWDGVASQLSNLYTQLLEEPAESLDQVSA
- a CDS encoding ABC transporter substrate-binding protein; this translates as MNTPDARRKVKSKQAIALAITTLATGFLSAGCNSPSNTTGQNNPTPTATSTATTTPAPSTPAATTASAPAAGGTGLKIGSLLPVTGDLSSIGQALPEPIRLAVDTVNKCGGVNGQPVAYVPEDDQTAPEAGTIAMTKLTESDKVAGVIGSFPSSVSSAAAPIAARSKVMMISPGSTSPVFTENAKKGQYQGFWARTAPPDTYQAQALAKLASDKGFKRVSTIVINNDYGVGFEKEFVQAFKKLGGTVVNETKPTRYDAKAATFESEAAAAFNGKPEAIAAILYAETGSLFLKAAYQQGLSQGAQIMLTDGVYSSTFPEQVGKDESGKYILAGAVGTVPGANGPALGDFTKFWNEKTNGKQIGPYVPQTWDAAVLMMLSAQAAKSNTGEGIKSKLREVANAPGTEVTDACKALELLKKGEDINYQGASSNVDIDENGDVVGSYDVWAVQPDGKVAVTGKVSPK
- a CDS encoding outer membrane protein, giving the protein MNTLSKHVSFLLSLTAITFVSSALSAQAQMTEAVPALSSQSSESAPAASESDTSSKPVARAATIAPISQPTVPARTEDNQGQIVQAVEYPQATQQQETQATPTAETPVASETAPAQPVPGTTMTSADGLATEPSKVAQTEIAPGRPTRSGRSYVGVGANIGFGGDTALGRGNFAILSKIGLTNTLSVRPSAILGSDTVILLPVTYDFSLRQTDPFEPVTFAPYIGGGATYSTDKGKFGFLVSGGVDFPFSPQFTATAGLNVSFKDETEVGLLLGVGYTFSGF